A window from Chiroxiphia lanceolata isolate bChiLan1 chromosome 3, bChiLan1.pri, whole genome shotgun sequence encodes these proteins:
- the LOC116784331 gene encoding estradiol 17-beta-dehydrogenase 2-like, which yields MIFLLQHFFLLAVDLVLAMTLSCLLYAMACISIAFLTCFVIIFSFGTVERHIDVKGKAVVVLVSNSSIGRMFARNLDKAGFRVSAAHWPAREKGTAIEECSSNTEVAQLHMTEDEYQKAVKTFVESHLSLKGERACFGGCERPH from the exons ATgattttcctcctgcagcattTCTTCCTGCTAGCTGTAGACTTAGTGCTCGCCATGACCCTTTCCTGCCTCTTGTACGCCATGGCCTGCATTTCCATCGCCTTCCTGACCTGCTTCGTTATCATCTTCTCCTTCGGCACCGTGGAGAGGCACATTGATGTGAAAGGGAAAGCGGTTGTGGTCCTCGTGTCCAACAGTTCCATTGGGAGGATGTTTGCAAGGAACCTGGATAAAGCAGGTTTCAGGGTGTCTGCTGCACATTGGCCCGCCCGAGAGAAGGGGACAGCTATAGAGGAGTGCTCCTCAAACACGGAGGTGGCCCAGCTCCACATGACTGAAGACGAGTATCAGAAGGCAGTGAAAACCTTCGTAGAAAGCCACTTATCCCTGAAAG gGGAAAGAGCCTGCTTTGGTGGCTGTGAAAGGCCCCATTAG